CTGGATTATTCTGAACGGTTTCTGGCTGGCCAACCGCGGCTTCGATCCTTACCCTTTTATTCTGCTCAACCTGCTGCTCTCGTGTCTGGCGGCCATGCAGGCCCCCATTATTATGATGAGCCAGAACCGGCAGGAGGATAAAGACCGGCAGCGCGCCCGCAAAGACTACATGATTAACCTGAAATCGGAGCTGGAAATCCGGATGCTGCACGAAAAGCTAGACCACCTCATTATGCATCAGCAGCAGGATATGTTGGAAATTCAGCAGATTCAGGTAGAAATAATGAATGATATCCTGAAGAAAATAGAAGGATCCAAGCTGGTCACCTGACTTTGCTCCTTCCCTCGCACTTCCTCCTGATGCTATGAAACCGGCCAGCGCTCCTACGGCTTCGTTCCCGCCCCCTTCCACCGATTTGCAGCTGGGGCTGACATTGGCGGAGGCGCAACGGCGGCGGCAGCTGCATGGCCCCAACATTCTGTCCGGTAGCAGCCAGGAGCCCATCTGGCTGCTGGTGTGGCGGCAGTTCCGGAGCCTTACCGTGCTGGTGCTCATTGCGGCAGCCATTTTTTCCTGGGTGATGGGCGATACCGCCGAGAGCATAGCTATTGCCGCGGTGGTGCTCATCAATTCGGTTATCGGACTGTGGCTGGAGTGGCAGGCCCGGGTATCCATGGCGGCTTTGCACCAGCTGGATGTGCCCAAAGCCCGCGTAGTGCGCAACGGGCAGCACCAAACCATTCCCGCCCCGGAGCTGACCATTGGCGATGTGCTGCTGGTGGAAGCCGGCGACGTGCTGCCGGCCGATGCCGAAGTACACGAAGCCCGGCAGCTCAACGTAAACGAATCCGCCCTTACGGGAGAGTCCTTGCCGGTGGCCAAGCTGCCCGGCGCATTGGGCACCCCCGGGCAGCTGGCTGATGCGCCAACCTGCCACCTCTACAAGGGTACGGCTGTGGTAAACGGCAATGGCCGCGCTATTGTAACGGGCATTGGCATGAATACCGAGCTGGGCCGCATTGCGCAAATGGTGCAAACCGCCGGGCACACCGCCACGCCGCTCGAAATCAAGATAAACCAGCTGGCCCGGCAGCTCATTCTGCTCACGCTGGGCCTGGCGCTGCTGTACCTGCTGATTGGGCTGCTGCAGGGCCGGGATGCCGTAATGATGGTGAAAATGGCCATTATTCTGGCTATTGCGGCCATTCCGGAAGGGCTTTCCATTGTGGCTACCCTGGCCCTGGCGCATGGTATGCTGCGCCTGGCCCGGCAGCACGTTATCGTCAAAAAGCTGTCGGCGGTGGAAACGCTGGGCAGCACCAGCGTCATCTTTACCGATAAAACCGGCACGCTCACCCAAAATCAGATAGCCGTAAATACCATCTGGCTACCCAGTGGCCGCGCCGAGGTGCACCTCTCCGAAACGCCCCCCTTAACGGTGGCAACCGGCGACGACGCGGTGCTGGCCTCGCCCCAGTTCAAGCAGCTGCTGCGCGTGGCCGTTTCCTGTAACAACGCCCCCTACCAGCCCGGACAGCGGCCCAACCCGGCCCTGGGCGACCCGTTGGAAATTGCCCTGAATGAGCTGGCCTTCGCCTCGCCGCTGCCCGAGCAAAGTGCCTGTCCCCGCCTGGATGAAAAGGCTTTCAACTCGGAAACCCGCCTGATGGCCACCCTGCATCAGGAACCGGACGGCCAGTATTTTGTGGCCGTGAAAGGCGCCGCTGAAGATGTGCTGCTCCACTGCCACTACCGCTGGGATGCCGCCGGACTACAGCCGCTATCGGAAATTGAAAAGAAGGAATGGATTGCCCGCGCGGAGCAGCTGGCCCAAACCGGTCTGCGCACGCTGGGCTTTGCCAGTGCCCTGGCCGGCACCCACCCCGGCACCGATTTTGTGCACCACCTGGCTTGGGTAGGCCTGATTGGCTTTCTGGATCCGCCGCGGCTGGAGGTGCTGCCGGCCCTGCAGGCCTGCCGGCAGGCGGGCATTCGGGTAATTATGGTAACCGGCGACCACCCGGCCACGGCCCGCACGGTGGCGGCTAAAGTAGGCCTGGTATCCAGCGCAGAAACCCTGGTAGTAAGCGGCCCGGCCCTGAAACCCCTTGACCAACTGACCACGGCCGAAAAAGAGGAGCTGTACGCCTGCACCGTTTTTGCCCGCGTGAGCCCGGCCCAAAAGCTGGATTTGATTTCGCTCTACCAGCAGCGCGGCGATATTGTGGGCATGACCGGCGACGGGGTGAATGACGCGCCGGCGCTGCGCAAAGCGGATATTGGCATTGCCATGGGGCTGCGGGGCACGCAGGTAGCCGGGGAGGCTGCGGATATGGTGCTGCAGGATGATGCCTTTGCCTCCATAGTGGCGGCCATTGGGCAGGGGCGCGTCATTTTCGCCAATATCCGTACCTTCATTCTCTACCTTACTTCCTGCAACCTGAGCGAAATTCTGCTGGTGACGGGCGTGGGCCTGCTGCATAACTCGGTGCCTCTGCTGCCCCTGCAAATTCTGTTTCTGAACATGGTGACGGATGTATTCCCGGCCCTGGCGCTGGCCGTGGGCACGGGCCACCCGCACCTGATGAAACAGCCGCCGCGCCCCACGCAATTGCCCCTGCTCACCGGCACAGATTGGAAAACCGGCCTGCTGTATGCCTCAGCCCTGGTGCTGGGCCCGGTGGCTATTTATTACTACAGCTGGGAGGTGCTCCGGCTTTCTCCGGCGGTGTGCAACAATATTATTTTTTATGGCATGGCCCTGGGCCAGCTGCTGCACGTGTTCAACTTTTCTACCGACCCCCGCAGCTTTTTTCGGTCTGAAATTACCCGTAACCCCTACATCTGGCTGGCACTGGGCATTTGCTTGGCGCTGTTTGTGGCCTCGTATTACGTGCCCTCGTTGCGGCGGCTGCTGGGCGTTCAGCCCTTCACTTCCCTCATGGCGGGCCTGATAGTAGCCGCCGGCCTTATTCCCGTACTGCTGGTGCGGTTAGGGTATGGCCTGCTGGCCCTGATTCCTTCCTCTACCCCAGAAAAATCGGCTTCCTCCTGATGCGGTATCTGTTTTTTTGCTTGTTGGGTTTGCTGCTGGCCGATATGCGCCAGTGTTCCTCGCCCCCGGGCGCCAACGGGCAATCTGCCGCCGCTTCAGAAGCCAATACCATAGCCGCAGCAAAGCCACCAGAGCCTATTGGACCCTACATACAGGCTCTGCTGGATACCACGGCCGCCGGCAGTACCCCGGCCGCCGATGCCCGTCTGCAACTGCTGGCCGGACCGGCCGTGCGCCGCTTTTACGCCGAGGCCCAACCCGCCTGGACGCTGCCCGCCGACAGCCTGGCGCCGCCGGCCCGCACTGCCCTGCAGCTCCTGGCCCACGCCGATGACTTTGGCCTGCTGCGCACCGACTACCACTGGCCCCGCCTGCAGGCCCTGCGCGATTCGCTGGCCCGCCGCAGCACTGCCCGCCAGCAGGCCCGCCTGGAGGTTTACCTGACCGATGCCCTGCTGCACCTCATGCGCGACCTGCACCGCGGCAAGCTGCACCCCTACACGCTTTCGGCCCGGGAAATTGCGGCTAAAAAACCGCTGCCGGTAGAGGTGCTATTGCGCCAGGGCGTGCAGGCGCAGCAGGTGCGGGAAACGGTGGAGGCCTGCCAGCCCCGCAACCGGGAATACCGGCAGCTGCAGCGGGCCCTGCAGGCCTGGCTCCGGCGCCCGGTTGCCTCTAACCCTGACTCGGCGGCCGTGCACCAAAGCCGGTTTCGGCAGGTGGCCATTAATCTGGAGCGGTGGCGCTGGGGCACCTTCCCCGACTCCGAATATGTGCTTATTAATCTGCCGGCGTATGAGCTGTATCTGGTGAAGCAGGACAGCCTACAGCGGCGCCATCATGTTATTGTGGGTAAGCCCATTACACCCTCCCCCACGCTCAGCAGCCGCATCACGCACTTCACTCTGGCCCCCGACTGGCACGTACCCAACTCCATTGCCACCAAAGAGCTGTTACCCATGCTGCGCCGCAACCCGGCCGCCTTCGTCAACAATAATTACAGCATTTATAACCGCCAGGGCACGCCCGTAAACCCGTATCAGGTAAACTGGTACCGGGTATCGGCCCAGAATTTTCCGTATACCATCCGGCAGTCATCGGGCTGCGATAATGCATTGGGTAACATTGTGTTCCGCTTTCCCAGTCCTTATTCCGTTTACCTGCACGATACGCCCATGCGCGGGGCATTTGCCCTGCCGGTGCGGGCGCTCAGCCATGGCTGCATCCGGCTGGCGCAGCCCATGCAGCTGGCCGCCTACCTGCTGCGCCGCGACGGCAAGCAGCTGCGCCTGCCCTCCGAAAGTGAGTGTGCCCGCCAAACCCAACCCAAAGACATCTGGCTTCGGCGCCCCCTGCCCATTCACATACGCTACCTGACATGCGCCGCCGAACAGGGCCAGCTCCGCTTTTACCCCGATATCTACCGCCGCGACGCCAGCATACGGAAAGCATTTTTTGGGCAGTCAAGTTCGCTTTACTCTTTTGAACGCCGGACCACAAAAAAGCCCCGGCCATGGCCGGGGC
The Hymenobacter sp. DG25B genome window above contains:
- a CDS encoding cation-translocating P-type ATPase → MKPASAPTASFPPPSTDLQLGLTLAEAQRRRQLHGPNILSGSSQEPIWLLVWRQFRSLTVLVLIAAAIFSWVMGDTAESIAIAAVVLINSVIGLWLEWQARVSMAALHQLDVPKARVVRNGQHQTIPAPELTIGDVLLVEAGDVLPADAEVHEARQLNVNESALTGESLPVAKLPGALGTPGQLADAPTCHLYKGTAVVNGNGRAIVTGIGMNTELGRIAQMVQTAGHTATPLEIKINQLARQLILLTLGLALLYLLIGLLQGRDAVMMVKMAIILAIAAIPEGLSIVATLALAHGMLRLARQHVIVKKLSAVETLGSTSVIFTDKTGTLTQNQIAVNTIWLPSGRAEVHLSETPPLTVATGDDAVLASPQFKQLLRVAVSCNNAPYQPGQRPNPALGDPLEIALNELAFASPLPEQSACPRLDEKAFNSETRLMATLHQEPDGQYFVAVKGAAEDVLLHCHYRWDAAGLQPLSEIEKKEWIARAEQLAQTGLRTLGFASALAGTHPGTDFVHHLAWVGLIGFLDPPRLEVLPALQACRQAGIRVIMVTGDHPATARTVAAKVGLVSSAETLVVSGPALKPLDQLTTAEKEELYACTVFARVSPAQKLDLISLYQQRGDIVGMTGDGVNDAPALRKADIGIAMGLRGTQVAGEAADMVLQDDAFASIVAAIGQGRVIFANIRTFILYLTSCNLSEILLVTGVGLLHNSVPLLPLQILFLNMVTDVFPALALAVGTGHPHLMKQPPRPTQLPLLTGTDWKTGLLYASALVLGPVAIYYYSWEVLRLSPAVCNNIIFYGMALGQLLHVFNFSTDPRSFFRSEITRNPYIWLALGICLALFVASYYVPSLRRLLGVQPFTSLMAGLIVAAGLIPVLLVRLGYGLLALIPSSTPEKSASS
- a CDS encoding L,D-transpeptidase family protein codes for the protein MRYLFFCLLGLLLADMRQCSSPPGANGQSAAASEANTIAAAKPPEPIGPYIQALLDTTAAGSTPAADARLQLLAGPAVRRFYAEAQPAWTLPADSLAPPARTALQLLAHADDFGLLRTDYHWPRLQALRDSLARRSTARQQARLEVYLTDALLHLMRDLHRGKLHPYTLSAREIAAKKPLPVEVLLRQGVQAQQVRETVEACQPRNREYRQLQRALQAWLRRPVASNPDSAAVHQSRFRQVAINLERWRWGTFPDSEYVLINLPAYELYLVKQDSLQRRHHVIVGKPITPSPTLSSRITHFTLAPDWHVPNSIATKELLPMLRRNPAAFVNNNYSIYNRQGTPVNPYQVNWYRVSAQNFPYTIRQSSGCDNALGNIVFRFPSPYSVYLHDTPMRGAFALPVRALSHGCIRLAQPMQLAAYLLRRDGKQLRLPSESECARQTQPKDIWLRRPLPIHIRYLTCAAEQGQLRFYPDIYRRDASIRKAFFGQSSSLYSFERRTTKKPRPWPGLCLNKHTLPMYLPRALPKNG